A single Desulfovibrio aminophilus DNA region contains:
- a CDS encoding ACT domain-containing protein, giving the protein MKVDQLSIFLENRAGRLAEVTRLLSEAKVNIRALSLADTSDFGILRLIVSDFEKAREILKQNGFTVGRTSVVAVEVDDTPGGLHRILDMLRDSKVNVEYMYAFVQQSGSNAIIIFRFDRTDQAIEVLQKNSIPIVPGDKLYNL; this is encoded by the coding sequence ATGAAGGTCGATCAACTCTCCATCTTCCTGGAAAACCGGGCCGGACGCCTGGCCGAGGTGACCCGGCTCCTGTCCGAGGCCAAGGTCAACATCCGCGCCCTGTCCCTGGCCGACACCTCGGACTTCGGCATCCTCCGGCTCATCGTCTCGGACTTCGAGAAGGCCCGCGAAATCCTCAAGCAGAACGGCTTCACCGTGGGCCGCACCAGCGTGGTGGCCGTGGAGGTGGACGACACCCCCGGCGGCCTGCACCGCATCCTGGACATGCTGCGGGACTCCAAGGTCAACGTGGAGTACATGTACGCCTTCGTGCAGCAGAGCGGCAGCAACGCCATCATCATCTTCCGCTTCGACCGCACGGACCAGGCCATCGAGGTGCTCCAGAAGAACAGCATCCCCATCGTGCCCGGGGACAAGCTCTACAACCTCTAG
- the rsmD gene encoding 16S rRNA (guanine(966)-N(2))-methyltransferase RsmD: MRIIAGTYGGRSIKTGEGPGYRPATGKVRGAMFSMLEARGLVWDGLRVLDVFAGSGSLGIEALSRGAELAWFLEKDAKAAALIADNLKVLGVPAGRFRVLRKDALAVLSRPPERPFGLAFVDPPYGQGLLAPALDNLVQKQWMEEGGLVLAEAEAGLPPLRPHGLELLTDRLYGQTRITLWSTRR; encoded by the coding sequence ATGCGGATCATCGCGGGAACCTATGGCGGCCGGAGCATCAAGACCGGCGAGGGACCGGGCTACCGCCCGGCAACGGGCAAGGTGCGCGGGGCCATGTTCTCCATGCTCGAGGCCCGGGGTCTGGTCTGGGACGGGCTGCGCGTCCTGGACGTCTTCGCCGGGAGCGGCAGCCTGGGCATCGAGGCCCTGAGCCGGGGCGCGGAGCTGGCCTGGTTCCTGGAGAAGGACGCCAAGGCGGCCGCGCTCATCGCCGACAACCTCAAGGTGCTCGGCGTCCCGGCCGGACGCTTCCGGGTCCTGCGCAAGGACGCCCTGGCCGTGCTCTCGCGGCCGCCGGAGCGGCCCTTCGGCCTGGCCTTCGTGGACCCGCCCTACGGCCAGGGCCTTCTGGCCCCGGCGCTTGACAACTTGGTGCAAAAGCAGTGGATGGAAGAAGGGGGACTCGTCCTGGCCGAGGCCGAGGCCGGGTTGCCGCCTCTTCGGCCCCACGGGCTGGAACTTCTCACCGACCGGCTCTACGGTCAGACCAGGATCACGTTATGGAGCACAAGGCGCTGA
- a CDS encoding MBL fold metallo-hydrolase RNA specificity domain-containing protein, translating to MKITFLGAAQTVTGSCYILENGQNRFSIDCGMHQGNAEIEKRNLDMAPYRPQELDFVLVTHAHIDHTGLLPRLVAQGFKGPIYATPPTLDLMRIMLLDSAHIQEMEAEWRSRKRQRHGQATEPALYTTADAEACLPLLKPVEYDAAFEPGPGVRVTYRDAGHILGSALIELEYAEKEGTTKLVFSGDLGRPDQLLVSDPSHVDTTDYLFLESTYGDRDHKDDRNSLDELAEAVAYAYKNGEKVIIPAFAVERSQQIIYALSLLSEKNRLPADMPVYLDSPLAIQATEIFKKHPEYFDLETRERIAAGKNPLDLPNLRFTQNTEQSRAINTSKGPAVVISASGMANAGRIKHHLRHNLWRKGASVVFVGFQAAGTPGRKIVNGAKKITILGEEVAVAAKIFTINGFSGHAGQSELMAWLRRFKDHNHLRVILTHGEPHSQEGLAELVRQELGVEAHIAAYREELILEPGLAMRPVVDVEKAAPRIDWEFLLQDSERLYAEFRKRVEQVRQRSWTDQTELRDRVMDVNRRMVELISEL from the coding sequence ATGAAGATCACCTTCCTGGGCGCGGCCCAGACCGTCACCGGCTCCTGCTACATCCTGGAGAACGGCCAGAACCGCTTCAGCATCGACTGCGGCATGCACCAGGGCAACGCCGAGATCGAGAAACGCAACCTGGACATGGCCCCCTATCGGCCCCAGGAGCTGGACTTCGTCCTGGTGACCCACGCCCACATCGACCACACGGGACTGCTGCCCCGGCTGGTGGCCCAGGGCTTCAAGGGCCCCATCTACGCCACCCCGCCGACCCTGGACCTCATGCGCATCATGCTCCTGGACTCCGCGCACATCCAGGAGATGGAAGCCGAGTGGCGCTCCCGCAAGCGCCAGCGCCACGGCCAGGCCACGGAACCGGCCCTGTACACCACGGCCGACGCCGAGGCCTGCCTGCCGCTGCTCAAGCCCGTGGAATACGACGCGGCCTTCGAGCCCGGCCCGGGCGTGCGCGTGACCTACCGCGACGCGGGCCACATTCTGGGCTCCGCGCTCATCGAGCTGGAGTACGCCGAGAAGGAGGGCACCACCAAGCTCGTCTTCTCCGGCGACCTGGGACGGCCGGACCAGCTCCTCGTGTCCGATCCGAGCCACGTGGACACCACGGACTATCTCTTCCTGGAGTCCACCTACGGCGACCGCGACCACAAGGACGACCGCAACTCCCTGGACGAGCTGGCCGAGGCCGTGGCCTACGCCTACAAGAACGGCGAGAAGGTCATCATCCCGGCTTTCGCCGTGGAGCGCTCGCAGCAGATCATCTACGCCCTCTCCCTGCTGAGCGAGAAGAACCGCCTGCCCGCCGACATGCCGGTGTACCTGGACAGCCCCCTGGCCATCCAGGCCACGGAAATCTTCAAGAAGCACCCGGAGTACTTCGACCTGGAGACCCGCGAACGCATCGCCGCGGGCAAGAATCCCCTGGACCTGCCCAACCTGCGCTTCACCCAGAACACCGAGCAGTCCCGGGCCATCAACACGAGCAAGGGCCCGGCCGTGGTCATCTCGGCCAGCGGCATGGCCAACGCCGGACGCATCAAGCACCACCTGCGCCACAACCTCTGGCGCAAGGGCGCCAGCGTGGTCTTCGTGGGCTTCCAGGCCGCGGGCACGCCGGGCCGGAAGATCGTCAACGGGGCCAAGAAGATCACCATCCTCGGCGAGGAGGTGGCCGTGGCCGCCAAGATCTTCACCATCAACGGCTTCTCCGGCCACGCCGGCCAGTCCGAGCTCATGGCCTGGCTGCGGCGCTTCAAGGACCACAACCACCTGCGCGTGATCCTGACCCACGGCGAACCCCACTCCCAGGAGGGGCTGGCCGAACTGGTGCGCCAGGAGCTGGGCGTGGAGGCCCACATCGCGGCCTACCGCGAGGAGTTGATCCTCGAACCCGGTCTGGCCATGCGGCCCGTGGTGGACGTGGAGAAGGCCGCTCCGCGCATTGACTGGGAGTTCCTCTTGCAGGACAGCGAGCGGCTCTACGCCGAGTTCCGCAAGCGCGTGGAGCAGGTCCGGCAGCGCTCCTGGACGGACCAGACCGAGCTGCGCGACCGGGTCATGGACGTGAACCGGCGCATGGTGGAGCTCATCTCCGAGCTGTAG
- a CDS encoding DMT family transporter, giving the protein MDDQRRAYLCGGLAVLVWSTVATAFKIALRTLDPLQLLLVADAVSSLALLAVLAARGRLGLLRSMPRREKLLCCGLGLLNPFLYYVVLFQAYALLPAQEAQPLNYTWAVTLSLLAVPLLGQRLRPRDLAAILISYAGVVVISCRGDLAGLRFANPQGVALALGSTLLWALYWIGNTRLKADPVAALLLNFLTAFPCILAATLLFSSPPPLGWSGLLAGAYVGLFEMGLTFVLWLSAMRLAARSPSGTARVANLIFLSPFLSLVFIHFLLGEAIRASTLAGLVCIIAGNALQQTGKQAK; this is encoded by the coding sequence ATGGACGACCAGCGCAGGGCGTATCTCTGCGGCGGACTGGCCGTGCTCGTCTGGAGCACGGTGGCCACAGCCTTCAAGATCGCCCTGCGCACCCTCGACCCGCTCCAGCTTCTGCTGGTGGCCGACGCGGTCTCCAGCCTGGCCCTGCTGGCGGTGCTGGCCGCCCGGGGCCGCCTGGGGCTCCTGCGCTCCATGCCCCGGCGCGAAAAGCTCCTTTGCTGCGGCCTGGGCCTGCTCAACCCGTTCCTCTACTACGTGGTCCTGTTCCAGGCCTACGCCCTGCTGCCCGCCCAGGAGGCCCAGCCCCTGAACTACACCTGGGCCGTGACCCTGAGCCTGCTGGCCGTGCCCCTGCTGGGCCAGCGGCTGCGGCCCCGGGACCTGGCCGCCATCCTCATCAGCTATGCCGGGGTGGTGGTCATCTCCTGCCGGGGCGACCTGGCGGGCCTGCGCTTCGCCAATCCCCAGGGCGTGGCCCTGGCCCTGGGCAGCACCCTGCTCTGGGCCCTGTACTGGATCGGCAACACCCGGCTCAAGGCCGACCCGGTGGCCGCCCTGCTGCTCAACTTCCTGACCGCGTTCCCTTGCATCCTGGCGGCGACCCTGCTCTTTTCCTCCCCGCCGCCCCTGGGCTGGAGCGGGCTCCTGGCCGGGGCCTACGTGGGCCTGTTCGAGATGGGCCTGACCTTCGTGCTCTGGCTCTCGGCCATGCGCCTGGCCGCGCGTTCGCCCTCGGGCACGGCGCGGGTGGCCAACCTCATCTTCCTCTCGCCCTTCCTCTCCCTGGTCTTCATCCACTTCCTGCTCGGCGAGGCGATCCGGGCCTCGACCCTGGCCGGCCTCGTCTGCATCATCGCGGGCAACGCCCTGCAGCAGACCGGAAAACAAGCGAAATAA
- the coaD gene encoding pantetheine-phosphate adenylyltransferase, whose protein sequence is MEHKALNPRLAVYPGTFDPLTKGHLSITSRGLMIFDRVILAVARSTPKKTLFSVDERVELAREVFREQPNVLVESFDGLLIDYVTRRGAGAVLRGLRAVSDFEYEFQMALMNRRLARDIQTVFLMTDYKWMYLSSTIVKEVACHGGNVKGLVPDEVVSPLYARCVARAREGA, encoded by the coding sequence ATGGAGCACAAGGCGCTGAATCCCCGCCTGGCGGTCTACCCGGGCACCTTCGACCCCCTGACCAAGGGCCACCTCTCCATCACCAGCCGAGGGCTGATGATCTTCGACCGGGTCATCCTGGCCGTGGCCAGGAGCACGCCCAAGAAGACGCTCTTCAGCGTGGACGAGCGCGTGGAGCTGGCCCGGGAGGTCTTCCGGGAGCAGCCCAACGTGCTGGTGGAGTCCTTCGACGGCCTGCTTATCGACTACGTGACCCGGCGGGGGGCCGGGGCCGTGCTGCGCGGCCTGCGCGCCGTGTCGGACTTCGAGTACGAGTTCCAGATGGCGCTCATGAACCGCCGCCTGGCCCGGGACATCCAGACCGTGTTTCTGATGACCGACTACAAGTGGATGTACCTCTCCTCGACGATCGTGAAGGAAGTGGCCTGCCACGGCGGGAACGTGAAGGGCCTCGTGCCCGACGAGGTGGTCAGCCCGCTCTACGCCCGCTGCGTGGCCCGGGCCCGCGAAGGGGCCTGA
- a CDS encoding phenylacetate--CoA ligase family protein: protein MIFDVDMETLPREDLEALQLRRLQALAERVYENVPFYRKRFEERGLKPGDIKSLADIRLLPFTEKQDLRNHYPFGLFAVSRDNIVRIHSSSGTTGKATVVGYTRRDIRNWSRLMGRCFAAAGVTSHDLVHNAYGYGLFTGGLGAHYGAEELGATVIPVSGGGTRRQAMLLRDFGATVICSTPSYCLHLAEVAHEMGIDFKGLPLRIGIFGAEPWSDTMRKELEATLGLTAIDIYGLSEIMGPGVGIECAEAQNGLHLMEDHFLVEVIDPVTGENLPNGEIGELVITTLTKEAIPLIRYRTRDLTSLNTAPCRCGRTLARMKRVQGRSDDMLIIRGVNVFPSQIETILLETDGLSPHYQLIVTRDGNLDNLEIQVEVDETLFSDAIKNLQRVESKVQKNIKEFLGVTARVKLVEPRTIQRSEGKAKRIVDMRNQPEQPQA from the coding sequence ATGATTTTTGACGTGGACATGGAAACCCTGCCCCGCGAGGACCTGGAGGCCCTGCAGCTCCGCCGTCTCCAGGCCCTGGCCGAACGGGTTTACGAGAACGTGCCCTTCTACCGCAAACGCTTCGAGGAGCGCGGCCTCAAGCCCGGCGACATCAAGAGCCTGGCCGACATCCGGCTCCTGCCCTTCACCGAGAAGCAGGACCTGCGCAACCACTACCCCTTCGGCCTGTTCGCCGTGTCGCGCGACAACATCGTGCGCATCCACTCCTCCTCCGGCACCACGGGCAAGGCCACGGTGGTGGGCTACACCCGCCGCGACATCCGCAACTGGAGCCGGCTCATGGGCCGCTGCTTCGCCGCCGCCGGCGTGACCAGCCACGACCTGGTGCACAACGCCTACGGCTACGGCCTGTTCACCGGCGGCCTGGGCGCGCACTACGGCGCCGAGGAGCTGGGCGCCACGGTCATCCCGGTGTCCGGCGGCGGCACCCGCCGCCAGGCCATGCTCCTGCGCGACTTCGGGGCCACGGTCATCTGCAGCACCCCCTCCTACTGCCTGCACCTGGCCGAGGTGGCCCACGAAATGGGCATCGACTTCAAGGGCCTGCCCCTGCGCATCGGCATCTTCGGGGCCGAGCCCTGGAGCGACACCATGCGCAAGGAGCTGGAGGCCACCCTCGGCCTGACCGCCATCGACATCTACGGCCTGTCCGAGATCATGGGCCCGGGCGTGGGCATCGAGTGCGCCGAGGCCCAGAACGGCCTGCACCTCATGGAGGACCACTTCCTGGTGGAGGTCATCGACCCGGTCACCGGCGAGAACCTGCCCAACGGCGAAATCGGCGAGCTGGTCATCACCACCCTGACCAAGGAGGCCATCCCGCTGATCCGCTACCGCACCCGCGACCTGACCAGCCTGAACACCGCCCCCTGCCGCTGCGGCCGCACCCTGGCGCGCATGAAGCGGGTCCAGGGCCGCAGCGACGACATGCTCATCATCCGGGGCGTGAACGTCTTCCCCTCGCAGATCGAAACCATCCTCCTGGAGACCGACGGCCTCTCCCCCCACTACCAGCTCATCGTCACCCGCGACGGCAACCTGGACAACCTGGAAATCCAGGTGGAGGTGGACGAAACCCTGTTCTCCGACGCCATCAAGAATTTACAACGGGTGGAATCCAAGGTACAAAAAAACATCAAGGAATTCCTGGGTGTCACGGCCCGGGTGAAACTCGTGGAGCCGCGCACCATCCAGCGCTCCGAGGGCAAGGCCAAACGCATCGTGGACATGCGCAACCAGCCCGAGCAGCCCCAGGCCTAG
- a CDS encoding TIGR00730 family Rossman fold protein, producing the protein MQQSKQYVIDNLSMHESWRMFKIMSEIVDGFESLSEIGPAVSVFGSARVAPDTALYRQTETLARLLAEAGFSVITGGGPGLMEAANKGCYNAGGESIGLHIHLPLEQKYNQYLNVRCDFRYFFIRKLIFVKYALAYIALPGGYGTLDELSEALVLIQTKRIKPFPIVLLGKDYWGGLVDWFKNQLVSNSFCHEADLDLFTVTDSPEEAVGIIKKRVIL; encoded by the coding sequence ATGCAGCAATCCAAGCAGTACGTCATCGACAATCTCTCGATGCACGAGTCCTGGCGCATGTTCAAAATCATGTCCGAGATCGTGGACGGTTTCGAAAGCCTGTCGGAGATCGGCCCGGCCGTGTCCGTGTTCGGGTCGGCCCGCGTGGCCCCCGACACCGCGCTCTACCGCCAGACCGAAACCCTGGCCCGGCTCCTGGCCGAGGCGGGCTTCTCGGTCATCACCGGCGGCGGCCCCGGACTCATGGAGGCGGCCAACAAGGGCTGCTACAACGCCGGGGGCGAGTCCATCGGCCTGCACATCCACCTGCCCCTGGAGCAGAAATACAACCAGTACCTGAACGTCCGCTGCGATTTCCGCTACTTCTTCATCAGGAAGCTCATCTTCGTGAAGTACGCCCTGGCCTACATCGCCCTGCCCGGCGGCTACGGCACCCTGGACGAGCTCTCCGAGGCCCTGGTGCTCATCCAGACCAAGCGCATCAAGCCCTTCCCCATCGTGCTCCTGGGCAAGGACTACTGGGGCGGGCTGGTGGACTGGTTCAAGAACCAGCTGGTGTCCAACAGCTTCTGCCACGAGGCGGATCTGGACCTCTTCACGGTCACGGACTCGCCGGAAGAGGCCGTGGGCATCATCAAAAAGCGCGTCATCCTCTAG
- a CDS encoding nitroreductase family protein, whose product MNLRELVLRNRSVRRFLQDRPVDLATLEELVDLARHTASAGNLQPLRYALCADPAVNARIFECLGWAAYLTDWPGPEEGERPAAYIVVCRDAAVAAKVDCDHGIASQTILLGAAEKGLSGCMLASVNRDKLARILDLPESLPILLVLALGRAAEEVVLEEAAPGGDIRYRRDASGAHHVPKRGLGEIIVRRYGGGKHTEHA is encoded by the coding sequence ATGAACCTGCGCGAACTCGTGCTTCGGAACCGTTCCGTGCGCCGTTTTCTCCAGGACCGGCCCGTGGACCTCGCCACGCTCGAGGAACTCGTGGACCTGGCCCGGCACACGGCCTCGGCCGGAAACCTGCAACCCCTGCGCTACGCCCTCTGCGCCGACCCGGCGGTGAACGCGCGGATCTTCGAATGCCTGGGCTGGGCCGCCTATCTCACGGACTGGCCGGGCCCGGAGGAGGGTGAACGCCCGGCGGCCTACATCGTGGTCTGCCGGGACGCGGCCGTGGCCGCCAAGGTGGACTGCGACCACGGCATCGCCTCCCAGACCATCCTTCTGGGCGCGGCGGAGAAGGGCCTTTCCGGCTGCATGCTGGCCTCGGTGAACCGCGACAAGCTGGCGCGGATTCTGGACCTGCCGGAATCCCTGCCGATCCTCCTGGTCCTGGCCCTGGGCCGGGCCGCCGAGGAGGTGGTCCTCGAGGAGGCCGCCCCCGGCGGGGACATCCGATACCGGCGCGACGCCTCGGGCGCGCATCACGTGCCCAAGCGCGGGCTTGGCGAAATCATCGTGCGCCGCTATGGTGGCGGAAAGCACACGGAGCATGCATGA
- the gpmI gene encoding 2,3-bisphosphoglycerate-independent phosphoglycerate mutase, translating to MSRPTPILLLILDGWGQAPAGPGNAVSLARTPNLDRLLAGNPHALLRCSGRAVGLPEGFMGNSEVGHMNIGAGRVVYQDMTRIDLAVEDGSFAANPAFTGLCGAVRASGGRLHLMGLVSDGGVHSHQNHIHALLEAARNQGVAQVFVHVFLDGRDTPPDSGVNYVRALAERMSAIGVGRIATLTGRYYAMDRDRHFERNEPAWRALVLGEGEAVADPVEAVRAAYAQGQTDEFVKPRVVVEDGVPVGRILDGDGVFFFNFRADRARQIVRALFEEDFREFARPVFPRLAGLATMTRYEQSFPLPVAFPPQDLGDTLGETVSRAGLRQLRIAETEKYAHVTYFLNCGREEPFPGEDRVLIPSPRDVATYDLKPGMSAVQVTDTLLEKWDGYDLAVCNLANLDMVGHTGIIPAAVEACEAVDACVGRLAERVLSGGGHLLVTADHGNAEEMIDKNGGPQTAHSTNPVALVYAGPEAGTVRLRPGVLGDIAPTILDLWGLPRPEAMTGASLLTRGES from the coding sequence ATGAGCCGCCCCACCCCCATCCTCCTGCTCATCCTGGACGGCTGGGGCCAGGCCCCGGCCGGGCCGGGAAACGCCGTATCCCTGGCCCGCACGCCCAACCTGGACCGCCTCCTGGCCGGGAACCCCCACGCCCTGTTGCGCTGCTCGGGCCGCGCCGTGGGCCTGCCCGAGGGCTTCATGGGCAACTCCGAGGTGGGGCACATGAACATCGGCGCGGGCCGCGTGGTCTACCAGGACATGACCCGCATCGACCTGGCCGTCGAGGACGGCTCGTTCGCCGCCAATCCGGCATTCACCGGGCTCTGCGGGGCGGTGCGCGCCTCGGGCGGACGCCTGCATCTCATGGGCTTGGTTTCGGACGGCGGGGTCCACAGCCACCAGAACCACATCCACGCCCTGCTGGAGGCGGCCCGGAACCAGGGCGTGGCCCAGGTCTTCGTGCACGTCTTCCTGGACGGCCGCGACACCCCGCCGGACAGCGGAGTGAACTACGTCCGGGCCCTGGCCGAGCGGATGAGCGCGATCGGCGTCGGCCGCATCGCCACGCTCACGGGCCGCTACTACGCCATGGACCGCGACCGCCACTTCGAGCGCAACGAGCCCGCCTGGCGGGCCCTGGTGCTCGGCGAGGGCGAGGCCGTGGCGGACCCGGTGGAGGCCGTGCGCGCGGCCTACGCCCAGGGCCAGACCGACGAGTTCGTCAAGCCCCGCGTGGTGGTGGAGGACGGCGTGCCCGTGGGCCGCATCCTCGACGGCGACGGGGTGTTCTTCTTCAATTTCCGGGCCGACCGCGCCCGCCAGATCGTCCGGGCCCTGTTCGAGGAGGACTTCCGGGAGTTCGCGCGGCCGGTGTTTCCCCGCCTCGCGGGCCTGGCCACCATGACCCGTTACGAGCAGTCCTTTCCCCTGCCGGTGGCCTTCCCGCCCCAGGACCTGGGGGACACCCTGGGAGAGACCGTGTCCCGCGCGGGGCTGCGCCAGCTGCGCATCGCCGAGACCGAGAAGTACGCCCACGTGACCTATTTCCTGAACTGCGGCCGCGAGGAGCCCTTTCCGGGCGAGGACCGGGTGCTCATCCCCTCGCCCCGGGACGTGGCCACCTACGACCTGAAGCCCGGCATGAGCGCGGTCCAGGTCACGGACACCCTGCTGGAGAAGTGGGACGGATACGATCTGGCCGTGTGCAACCTGGCCAACCTGGACATGGTCGGCCATACCGGCATCATCCCGGCGGCGGTGGAGGCCTGCGAGGCGGTGGACGCCTGCGTGGGCCGCCTGGCCGAGCGTGTCCTGTCCGGCGGCGGGCACCTGCTCGTCACGGCCGACCACGGCAACGCCGAGGAGATGATCGACAAGAACGGCGGACCCCAGACCGCCCACAGCACGAATCCCGTGGCCCTGGTGTACGCCGGGCCCGAGGCCGGAACGGTCCGGCTGCGTCCCGGCGTCCTCGGCGACATCGCCCCCACCATCCTGGACCTCTGGGGCCTGCCCAGGCCCGAGGCCATGACCGGCGCGTCCCTGCTGACGCGAGGAGAATCCTGA
- the rsfS gene encoding ribosome silencing factor has protein sequence MTSESKKLKYNVIPGPEKAALVAAWLVEKQARDVLALDVRGLSSVSDAVLVATAKNLRHGKALADQVLDLCGEHRFEYLGMEGYQAGEWVLLDLNDVVVHIFQEDQRRFYNIEGMWSEAAEIAFEGADEDA, from the coding sequence ATGACGTCTGAAAGCAAGAAGCTGAAGTACAACGTGATCCCCGGCCCGGAAAAGGCCGCCCTGGTGGCCGCCTGGCTGGTGGAGAAGCAGGCCCGCGACGTGCTGGCCCTGGACGTGCGCGGCCTGTCCTCGGTGAGCGACGCCGTGCTCGTGGCCACGGCCAAGAACCTGCGCCACGGCAAGGCCCTGGCCGACCAGGTGCTGGACCTCTGCGGCGAGCATCGCTTCGAGTACCTCGGCATGGAGGGCTACCAGGCCGGGGAATGGGTCCTGCTGGACCTGAACGACGTGGTGGTCCACATCTTCCAGGAGGACCAGCGCCGTTTCTACAACATCGAGGGCATGTGGTCCGAGGCCGCGGAGATCGCCTTCGAGGGCGCGGACGAGGACGCATGA
- a CDS encoding RtcB family protein, producing the protein MDLSRLVRVSDHQWQLPPREGMRAPAVFFGSRALLRDMEEDVARQLRGVASLPGIVAAAWAMPDAHSGYGFPIGGVAAFDPAEGVVSAGGVGFDIACGVRALATNLDAEDVRDSLEPLADALALAVPSGVGQGGPLRLDQAEIERMLRGGASWAVGQGFGAPADLGRCEERGRMEGADPGPVSAEAKARIRDQIGTLGSGNHYLEVQRVAEVFDPALADGYGLRPGQVLVAIHCGSRGLGHQIGQDFLPRMLAEAPRHGLAIGDPELACAPLRSDLGREYLAAMACGVNCALANRQVIAHRVRRVFESVLPGARLDLFYDVCHNTCRREEHELDGRRRSLFVHRKGATRALGPGHPGLPPDLKALGQPVLVGGSMGTCSYVLAGTAGNPALDSACHGAGRAMSRTKARKSFRGRDVAESLRHQGIFLRAKDLRDVAEEAPEAYKDVNLVIASAAAAGLAKPVVRVEPLACVKG; encoded by the coding sequence ATGGACCTCTCCCGCCTCGTCCGCGTTTCGGACCACCAATGGCAGCTCCCTCCTCGGGAGGGCATGCGCGCGCCCGCCGTGTTCTTCGGCTCGCGCGCCCTGCTCCGCGACATGGAGGAGGACGTGGCCCGGCAGCTGCGCGGCGTGGCCTCCCTGCCGGGCATCGTCGCGGCGGCCTGGGCCATGCCCGACGCCCACTCCGGCTACGGCTTCCCCATCGGCGGCGTGGCCGCCTTCGATCCGGCCGAGGGCGTGGTCTCGGCGGGGGGCGTGGGCTTCGACATCGCCTGCGGCGTGCGGGCCCTGGCCACCAACCTGGACGCCGAGGACGTGCGGGACTCGCTGGAGCCCCTGGCCGACGCCCTGGCCCTGGCCGTGCCCTCGGGCGTGGGCCAGGGCGGCCCGTTGCGCCTGGACCAGGCCGAAATCGAGCGGATGCTGCGCGGCGGAGCCTCCTGGGCCGTGGGCCAGGGCTTCGGCGCGCCCGCCGACCTGGGCCGCTGCGAGGAGCGCGGCCGCATGGAGGGGGCCGACCCGGGCCCGGTCTCGGCCGAGGCCAAGGCCCGCATCCGGGACCAGATCGGCACCCTGGGCTCGGGCAACCACTATCTCGAGGTGCAGCGGGTGGCCGAGGTCTTCGACCCCGCGCTGGCCGACGGCTACGGCCTGCGGCCCGGGCAGGTGCTCGTCGCCATCCACTGCGGCTCGCGCGGCCTGGGCCACCAGATCGGCCAGGACTTCCTGCCGCGCATGCTGGCCGAGGCCCCGCGCCACGGCCTGGCCATCGGCGACCCGGAACTGGCCTGCGCGCCGCTGCGTTCGGACCTGGGCCGGGAGTACCTGGCGGCCATGGCCTGCGGTGTGAACTGCGCCCTGGCCAACCGGCAGGTCATCGCCCACCGGGTCCGCCGGGTCTTCGAAAGCGTGCTGCCCGGCGCGCGGCTGGACCTGTTCTACGACGTCTGCCACAACACCTGCCGCCGCGAGGAGCACGAGCTGGACGGGCGGCGGCGGTCCCTGTTCGTCCACCGCAAGGGAGCCACGCGGGCCCTCGGCCCGGGCCATCCCGGCCTGCCGCCGGACCTGAAGGCCCTGGGCCAGCCGGTGCTGGTGGGCGGCAGCATGGGCACGTGCTCCTATGTCCTGGCGGGAACCGCCGGGAACCCCGCCCTGGATTCGGCCTGCCACGGCGCGGGCCGGGCCATGAGCCGCACCAAGGCCAGAAAAAGCTTTCGCGGACGGGATGTTGCCGAGTCGCTCCGGCATCAGGGCATTTTTCTTCGCGCCAAAGACCTCCGGGACGTTGCCGAAGAGGCCCCGGAGGCGTACAAGGACGTGAATCTCGTGATCGCGTCCGCGGCGGCGGCCGGGCTGGCGAAGCCCGTGGTCCGCGTGGAGCCGCTGGCCTGCGTCAAGGGGTGA